A single genomic interval of Hydractinia symbiolongicarpus strain clone_291-10 chromosome 8, HSymV2.1, whole genome shotgun sequence harbors:
- the LOC130653676 gene encoding uncharacterized protein LOC130653676, whose protein sequence is MLESGAISKQINSTWKRSGVYGENDPPVRKNITSNIFQKSGSNIIEDKNPKHLKKYYRLIEKEKYALKGTAALEETFNKRGKTNIYEKKKTWTDAEVGELETLFKQFLTAKSVRIGDVRNLREKFIHLIHLSDRQILDKLRSYWRYGVTEEEKDGNDAVDNSCSSIATEYKQSVSKGVDKHHGENEDVDEESEDDDYENTVSGKEKFFSNVEANIIVEKCAEIIRSGPISINRVERALESSSVGKRVLQNFDMSQIQTRLKYERL, encoded by the exons ATGTTAGAATCTGGAGCAATATCGAAACAAATTAATAGCACTTGGAAAAGGTCCGGTGTTTATGGTGAAAACGATCCGCCAGTGAGGAAAAACATCActtcaaatatatttcaaaagtcTGGATCCAACATCATTGAAGATAAAAATCCAA AGCACCTCAAAAAATACTACCGTTTGATAGAAAAGGAAAAGTATGCCCTTAAGGGTACAGCTGCCTTGGAGGAAACTTTCAACAAACGtggcaaaacaaatatttacgaaaaaaagaaaacgtggACTGATGCCGAAGTCGGGGAGTTGGAGACTCTATTTAAGCAGTTTTTGACTGCGAAATCTGTCAGAATTGGCGATGTACGTAATCTACGTGAAAAGTTTATCCATCTTATTCATTTGTCTGATAGGCAGATTTTAGATAAATTGAGAAGCTACTGGCGCTATGGAGTCACGGAAGAGGAGAAAG ATGGTAACGATGCTGTTGACAACTCATGCTCCTCTATTGCAACTGAATACAAACAATCTGTGTCAAAAGGAG TAGATAAGCATCATGGTGAAAACGAAGATGTTGACGAAGAAAGTGAAGATGATGATTATGAAAATACAGTTTCTGGGAAGGAAAAATTTTTCTCAAATGTTGAAGCTAACATCATTGTCGAAAAGTGTGCCGAGATCATTCGTTCTGGACCAATATCCATCAATAGAGTAGAACGTGCACTCGAATCAAGCTCTGTTGGAAAACGTGTACTACAAAACTTTGACATGTCGCAAATACAAACAAGGCTTAAATATGAGCGCTTGTAG
- the LOC130655820 gene encoding uncharacterized protein LOC130655820, giving the protein MEDDEVVDSAEILERFVTYKISVDGGKSCQKSAIQSKQQLRDIWAALDSSYLSDLVRKYKIRDTFLTTYAEKTKKYKALTIKRYILSLPHFYDFLLTEEIHLPGIAPDMILRMKVSVSRWSKSNNGTVEIQQLERQMEEQQVLITPEQIQRYEESASAKEAISIIKNFRSPYRENTLSRQEYACIRDFLITEITIINCQRSGVPSNMNIDEVKAAVFRDGKYIIKVKRH; this is encoded by the coding sequence ATGGAAGATGACGAAGTGGTTGACTCTGCTGAAATTTTAGAGAGGTTTGTGACATATAAAATTTCAGTTGATGGAGGGAAGAGTTGCCAAAAGAGTGCTATTCAGTCAAAGCAGCAATTGAGAGATATTTGGGCAGCTTTGGATTCCTCGTATCTCAGTGATTTagtcagaaaatataaaattcgcGACACCTTTTTGACAACGTATGCCGAAAAGACAAAGAAATACAAAGCTTTAACCATTAAACGGTATATTTTGTCACTGCCACACTTCTATGACTTTCTCCTTACTGAGGAGATCCATCTACCTGGAATAGCACCAGATATGATTTTAAGGATGAAAGTTAGTGTATCTCGATGGAGCAAATCTAATAATGGAACGGTAGAGATACAGCAGCTTGAGAGACAGATGGAGGAGCAACAAGTTCTTATCACGCCTGAGCAGATCCAACGGTATGAGGAGTCTGCCAGTGCAAAGGAGGCTATCtcgataattaaaaattttcgtaGCCCTTACCGAGAAAACACCTTGTCTCGTCAAGAATATGCGTGTATACGGGATTTTCTCATAACGGAAATAACTATAATTAATTGTCAGAGGTCTGGCGTACCTAGCAACATGAACATCGATGAGGTGAAGGCTGCTGTATTTCGTGATGgtaaatatattattaaagTAAAACGTCACTAG
- the LOC130655372 gene encoding endoplasmic reticulum aminopeptidase 2-like, with the protein MYRTIAFEDGPSEIFSVDSLRESKIETFRGHKTSRRTILVCSLILIATAGLLATWIFVARPHFYPKLGVYTRSISSYEKTDFINEKRIFKNSRHYSRGRRAVKNNAIPDRTFNIEILTNQSNFPVSDGRLPLDIIPEEYFLDLKIDVDSDNFTGSVKLIFTCDRKTDKIIFHGRRIVLTNASIILEKRNVLYKRLVYLKKFELFVLLLDGELIEGKKYELNLEYTVGYGKNLAGLYKSNYTNQGEVRSIVSTHFEPTDARSAFPCLDEPFFKAIFHVSITHHKNLTALSNMPLKQTSIVDNHTVHDEFEASVRMSTYLVAFTVNDFKYKETNTSSGIKVRVYAREDDYNRIDYAVEAGAKIISFYEDFFQIKYPLPKLDLLAVPDFMAGAMEDWGLVSFRSAYLIFDKELMTVEYLRQVTLVIAHELAHQWFGNLVTMKWWNDIWLNEGFANFVEMLGTNRVNEEFNALDIQVPTGWQAAIGSDSLRNSHPVSQNVSKTSEIDELFDTISYNKGAALLRMVQGFMGENFIKGVKSYLEEYKFSNAETDDLWKHLSKSSDSKLDIKSIMDTWTMQRSFPILTLHRGNDSKFIVSQESFLEAKSKLQVENSTNITDVDDFNASVWQVPLTYISDESLQPKTVWLKSKDTKLDLDTTVSWMKANVDSKGFYIVNYDNSTWKALQKQLVDNHEVFSPINRAGLLHDAFKLACEELLDPIIALEMTKYLSKEWAYIPWAMMRSRTECLYPLVHEKSVKLKLKKYFWKQQSHLITMSLLDYDNDTVKRNLTIFERLQIMESFSFVLKHHLRNDYRERVQDIFEELVQGKKLPITAEIRALALTYGYNSTKESHWDYLWQLYVKSEVDTDRKIVMKAFAQFKEKEKVAQILERSLDKNTMRVQDTIPLLANIVKIGSRQQVWEFVVKNYDNFRERYGGGYQLGQLMNEVAGGFSTWKQYREVKEFFDAHPIGAKGSRTEKQILEKIRNNIRRHADRDSNKMAIENIKHWLEQEENK; encoded by the exons ATGTATCGGACTATCGCTTTTGAGGATGGACCCAGTGAAATCTTCTCCGTGGACTCGTTACGAGAGAGTAAAATCGAAACATTTCGAGGACACAAAACATCGCGTCGCACAATTTTGGTTTGCTCGCTAATCCTGATAGCAACAGCAGGTCTTTTAGCAACATGGATATTTGTAGCAAGACCACATTTTTACCCTAAATTAGGGGTTTATACACGTTCAATTAGTTCATATGAAAAAACggactttataaatgaaaaaagaatttttaaaaattccagACATTATTCTCGCGGAAGAAGAGCAGTCAAAAATAACGCAATACCAGATAGAACTTTTAATATTGAAATTCTAACTAATCAAAGCAACTTTCCAGTAAGCGACGGTCGTTTACCGCTGGACATTATACCGGAGGAATATTTTCTAGACCTAAAGATTGATGTAGATTCAGATAATTTTACGGGATCGGTAAAACTTATATTTACATGTGATCGAAAAACtgacaaaataatatttcatGGTAGAAGGATAGTCCTCACCAATGCATCTATCATACTAGAAAAAAGAAATGTATTATATAAACGCCTAGTTTACTTAAAGAAATTTGAgctgtttgttttgttgttagaTGGCGAACTGATAGaaggaaaaaaatatgaattaaacttggaatataCTGTTGGGTACGGGAAAAATTTAGCTGGCCTTTATAAAAGTAATTACACAAACCAGGGTGAAGTCAg GTCAATAGTTTCTACGCATTTTGAACCCACAGATGCTCGATCAGCATTTCCTTGTCTCGATGAACCATTCTTTAAAGCCATATTTCATGTCAGTATCACGCACCACAAGAACTTAACAGCATTATCAAACATGCCTTTAAAACAAACGAGCATTGTTGACAACCATACCGTGCATGATGAATTTGAAGCTTCTGTGCGTATGAGCACCTACTTGGTAGCATTTACTGTAAATGATTTCAAATATAAAGAAACGAATACAAGCAGTGGCATCAAG GTTCGAGTTTACGCTAGAGAAGACGATTATAACAGAATAGATTACGCTGTTGAAGCTGGAGCTAAAATTATTTCGTTTTACGAAGATTTTTTCCAAATTAAATATCCCTTACCAAAACTTG ATCTACTTGCTGTACCAGATTTTATGGCCGGTGCTATGGAGGATTGGGGTCTAGTCTCATTTCGTAGTGCTTACCTCATCTTCGATAAAGAATTAATGACTGTTGAATACTTGCGTCAGGTAACGCTGGTCATCGCGCACGAATTGGCGCATCAG TGGTTCGGCAATTTAGTCACTATGAAATGGTGGAATGACATCTGGTTAAACGAAGGTTTTGCAAATTTTGTCGAGATGCTTGGTACCAATCGCGTTAATGAGGAATTCAATGCG TTGGATATTCAAGTACCGACTGGTTGGCAGGCAGCCATAGGATCAGATTCGTTAAGAAATTCACATCCAGTGAGCCAGAATGTTTCAAAAACCTCCGAAATTGATGAATTATTTGACACTATCTCCTATAACAAG GGCGCTGCTCTTCTGCGTATGGTGCAAGGATTTATGGGAGAAAACTTTATAAAAGGTGTGAAGTCATACTTGGAGGagtacaaattttcaaatgCTGAGACGGATGACCTGTGGAAGCATCTATCAaag AGTTCGGACAGCAAACTTGATATCAAATCTATTATGGACACATGGACAATGCAACGAAGTTTTCCAATTTTAACACTACACCGTGGTAATGATTCGAAATTTATCGTATCACAAGAATCCTTCTTAGAAGCGAAATCGAAATTACAAGTCGAAAACTCTACAAATATAACAGATGTTGATGACTTTAATGCAAGTGTATGGCAGGTGCCATTGACGTATATATCTGATGAATCACTGCAACCCAAAACAGTTTGGTTGAAATCAAAAG ATACCAAACTGGATCTCGACACCACAGTGTCTTGGATGAAAGCGAATGTTgattctaaaggtttttatattgtGAATTACGACAACAGTACATGGAAGGCACTACAAAAGCAGTTGGTGGATAACCACGAG GTGTTTTCTCCAATAAACCGTGCTGGCCTTCTTCATGATGCGTTCAAATTAGCTTGTGAGGAACTTCTAGATCCAATAATTGCGTTGGAAATGACGAAATATCTATCAAAAGAATGGGCGTATATTCCATGGGCAATGATGCGTTCAAGAACTGAATGTTTATATCCATTGGTACACGAGAAGTCTGTCAAATTAAAGCTAAAG aaATACTTTTGGAAGCAACAATCGCATCTTATTACCATGTCACTGTTAGATTATGACAATGACACTGTAAAAAGAAATCTCACCATATTTGAAAg ATTACAGATCATGGAGTCCTTCTCTTTCGTGTTAAAACATCACTTACGGAACGATTACAGAGAGAGGGTACAGGACATATTTGAGGAGTTGGTACAAGGAAAAAA ACTTCCCATAACAGCTGAGATTCGAGCCCTAGCACTGACATATGGATACAACTCAACGAAAGAGAGTCATTGGGATTACTTATGGCAGTTGTATGTAAAAAGTGAAGTTGATACTGATAGGAAAATCGTGATGAAAGCTTTCGCACAAtttaaagagaaagaaaaagtcGCGCA AATATTGGAGCGCTCATTGGACAAGAATACCATGCGCGTGCAAGATACGATTCCGTTGCTAGCAAATATTGTTAAAATCGGCTCTCGTCAGCAAGTTTGGGAATTTGTTGTAAAGAATTATGATAATTTCAGAGAGAG GTATGGTGGTGGCTATCAGTTGGGACAACTCATGAATGAAGTTGCAGGTGGTTTCAGTACATGGAAACAATATAGAGAG GTTAAAGAGTTCTTCGATGCACACCCAATCGGTGCGAAAGGTTCACGAAcggaaaaacaaattttagagAAAATTAGAAATAACATCCGACGTCATGCTGATAGAGATTCGAATAAAATGGCGATTGAAAATATCAAACATTGGTTGGAGcaagaagaaaataaatag
- the LOC130653677 gene encoding spindle assembly abnormal protein 6 homolog, protein MGKRKTKKNQYKNKSNKQVINNQLVKSESVVDVKQSSEVDVTVFEENATIVADEEKLNIASNQKMENDIGISVMTQQLNCNTAIILSLKNDMVKQASEIEAKDATIAAMKADQQRLNSIHDAISEQNRILENELCDAKLGNKFVNEKILKMNQQNAYLHATVEKYKKKVEATETRSKSLEVQLLKSTQKVKAYEDERAHLLNEIAHLKKKNEMQLQEIGGLKSTISKYEHNIKEKNQELTYMKKREEQIVEENEGTVAKMLAEHAIEMSLLQLQLERERYQKERDISNLSEELICKETQITKLKEQHCELEANLESLKERFIESNTSTQDIIEHFMSDIEKKYSTKCFYRPRIKCSRVRSRLQLIMDKMNDEISMLH, encoded by the exons ATGGGTAAACGTAAGACGAAGAAGaatcaatataaaaacaaatcaaataaaCAAGTTATCAACAACCAGCTTGTAAAAAGCGAGTCTGTTGTTGATGTTAAACAAAGCAGTGAGGTAGACGTTACCGTGTTTGAAGAGAATGCAACGATCGTCGCAGATGAAGAAAAACTTAACATTGCATCCAATCAA aaaatggaAAACGATATTGGTATCAGTGTTATGACGCAACAACTAAATTGTAACACGGCGATTAttttatcattaaaaaatgacatgGTAAAGCAAGCCAGTGAAATTGAAGCCAAAGATGCAACCATAGCTGCAATGAAAGCTGATCAGCAAAGATTGAATTCAATTCATGATGCGATTTCGGAACAAAATCGAATTCTTGAGAATGAGCTATGTGATGCAAAACTGGGAAACAAgtttgttaatgaaaaaataCTTAAGATGAATCAACAAAATGCGTATCTACATGCAACTGTTGAAAAATATAAGAAGAAAGTTGAAGCAACTGAAACACGTAGTAAATCTTTGGAAGTGCAACTCTTAAAGTCAACACAAAAAGTAAAAGCTTATGAAGATGAACGTGCACATCTGTTAAATGAGATAGCACACCTTAAGAAAAAGAATGAGATGCAGCTTCAAGAAATTGGTGGTTTAAAGTCAACAATATCAAAATACGAACACAACATCAAGGAGAAGAATCAAGAATTGACATATATGAAGAAAAGGGAGGAACAAATCGTTGAAGAGAATGAAGGCACAGTTGCAAAAATGCTCGCAGAGCATGCTATAGAAATGTCTCTTTTGCAGTTACAGCTTGAACGAGAGCGGTACCAGAAAGAGCGTGACATTTCAAATTTATCAGAAGAATTAATCTGTAAGGAAACACAGATTACCAAGCTTAAAGAACAACATTGCGAACTGGAAGCTAATCTAGAATCtttaaaagaaagatttatCGAATCAAATACGTCCACGCAGGATATAATTGAACATTTTATGAGtgacattgaaaaaaaatactcaacaaaatgtttttatcgacCAAGAATCAAATGTTCGAGAGTGAGATCTCGTCTACAGCTAATAATGGACAAGATGAATGACGAGATCTCAATGCTTcattaa
- the LOC130655374 gene encoding uncharacterized protein LOC130655374, whose amino-acid sequence MVNATALVPELDIWQNSGMIVPAIMTLICFICTAVSLTVSGFICLRDREAQDDSTNKAKHHKEQEFISKVLGLFYKIRTSNIFRIKEIMQDLNDERPVWIGTKNEIITNLEYYGIFLTETEKSKLMTNEEVFEIDCESLFYFELERFSKAQAIYGSNVLRYFACIQQDGSAFPREFYPEIKSIFHIDIIYNVFTEMQIISDLFVLLATGIDLEIISVTSMPPQFRHSQLGNELEKIKEFLYNYFKRVFPTERSTANVMRKLPQLPMVYEQIMGDMQPETIETVVDVEEEETYYKTVRRKAPVESTPRYTMESKPVETRPLKADSPPISLGARRVSSGESAGARGRRLSGSLGKQKVKMVRVYQRLTDRVKQKQSVVTEDIVPDPEEAQQTTSFESEEQAGTSKEVKFEPQPSPPMIETVEPATRTIKRQVTKRVPVVRQPEETQEYILDQMRTRYKAPIKRESNARRRGRLYKEVVIQHNAFTYMISRVLGFLQDRGHLSDKELDNEKYMEIDRNFII is encoded by the exons atggTGAACGCGACAGCTTTAGTTCCAGAGTTAGACATATGGCAGAACAGTGGCATGATTGTGCCAGCTATAATGACATTGATTTGTTTTATATGTACAGCCGTCTCATTGACTGTGTCAGGATTTATATGCTTAAGGGATAGAGAGGCACAGGACGATTCTACAAACAAAGCAAAGCATCATAAAGAACAAGAGTTTATATCAAAAGTTTTAG GTCTATTTTACAAAATAAGAACATCCAATATATTTCGTATTAAAGAAATTATGCAAGATTTAAACGACGAAAGACCCGTTTGGATTGGAACAAAAAATG AAATCATTACCAATTTAGAATATTACGGAATATTTTTAACCGAAAcggaaaaatcaaaattaatgaCAAATGAAGAAGTATTCGAAATAGATTGTGAATCGCTTTTCTATTTTGAACTAGAGAGATTTTCAAAGGCACAGGCGATTTATGGGAGCAATGTTTTAAGATATTTTGCATGTATACAACAGGATGGATCAGCATTTCCGAGAGAATTTTACCCAGAAATCAAATCCATATTTCATATTGATATTATTTATAACGTCTTTACTGAAATGCAGATTATATCAGACCTATTTGTTTTACTGGCAACTGGAATAGATTTGGAAATAATCAGCGTCACCTCAATGCCACCACAATTTCGTCATTCTCAATTGGGAAATGAACTGGAAAagataaaagaatttttatataattattttaagcGCGTGTTTCCTACTGAACGTAGCACAGCCAATGTAATGCGAAAGCTACCGCAGTTACCAATGGTTTATGAGCAAATAATGGGAGATATGCAGCCAGAAACAATTGAAACAGTTGTTGATGTGGAAGAAGAAGAAACGTACTACAAAACAGTGAGGAGAAAAGCACCTGTAGAATCCACACCACGCTACACGATGGAAAGTAAACCAGTTGAAACTAGACCATTAAAAGCAGATTCTCCTCCTATTTCTCTCGGTGCACGTCGAGTAAGCTCTGGTGAATCTGCAGGAGCAAGAGGACGGAGATTATCTGGATCACTTGGCaaacagaaagtaaaaatgGTTCGAGTATATCAAAGACTAACAGATCGAGTGAAGCAAAAACAAAGTGTAGTTACAGAAGATATCGTTCCAGATCCCGAAGAAGCACAGCAAACAACAAGTTTTGAATCTGAGGAGCAGGCTGGAACTTCCAAAGAAGTAAAGTTTGAACCTCAACCAAGCCCACCTATGATTGAAACTGTAGAACCTGCTACACGTACTATTAAAAGACAGGTAACAAAGCGTGTACCAGTTGTACGGCAACCGGAAGAAACACAAGAGTATATTCTTGACCAAATGAGGACTCGTTATAAAGCACCGATAAAACGAGAAAGTAATGCTCGTAGGAGAGGTAGACTATACAAAGAAGTTGTAATTCAACACAATGCATTCACTTATATGATATCAAGAGTATTAGGCTTTTTACAAGACAGAGGTCACCTTTCTGATAAAGAATTAGACAACGAAAAATACATGGAAATTGATcgaaattttattatataa